In Oryza sativa Japonica Group chromosome 2, ASM3414082v1, the following are encoded in one genomic region:
- the LOC136355095 gene encoding uncharacterized protein gives MTIPRCSLGRGGELALVVSPTIHNVKMKRVLVDGWASLSIISPAAFDALKAPGMKLQPSLPIIGVTPGHTWPLGHVEFPVTFGDSANFRTERIDFNVADLNPPYNAVLGRPALLKFMAATHYAYLQMKMPGPAGPITIFGDVKVALTYAEQRADNLAVATGPQAPEASASHASKKRITSADEVPVKEIPLRDDPSKTAKISGTLDAK, from the coding sequence ATGACCATCCCACGGTGCTCGCTCGGCAGGGGGGGGGAGTTGGCCCTGGTGGTCTCCCCAACCATCCACAACGTCAAGATGAAGCGTGTGCTGGTGGATGGCTGGGCCAGTCTGAGCATCATCTCCCCGGCTGCTTTTGACGCGCTCAAAGCCCCGGGGATGAAGCTCCAGCCGTCGCTCCCGATCATTGGCGTTActccggggcacacgtggccgcTTGGTCACGTAGAGTTTCCGGTAACTTTTGGCgattccgccaacttccgcaccgaGCGGATCGACTTCAATGTGGCAGATCTCAATCCGCCCTACAACGCGGTTCTGGGTAGGCCTGCGTTGctgaagttcatggccgccacccattacgcctatctccagatgaagatgccaggTCCCGCTGGCCCCATCACCATTTTTGGTGATGTCAAGGTTGCTCTCACCTACGCAGAGCAGCGTGCGGACAACCTGGCGGTGGCCACGGGACCACAGGCCCCTGAGGCATCTGCGTCTCACGCTTCTAAGAAGCGCATCACCTCGGCTGACGAGGTGCCCGTCAAGGAAATCCCCCTTCGCGACGACCCGTCCAAGACCGCCAAGATCAGCGGGACCTTGGACGCTAAATAG